The following are from one region of the Pirellulaceae bacterium genome:
- a CDS encoding flippase-like domain-containing protein encodes MKQSRNVTKLLAHACVWLVVVWGVVRSVQNSTNQLQAQQVELDERADRLEQEATELEASAAAGTEAESSSAASQQATLLRHQAAKVRTEARDFWKADWRYLALSGLAYAVGMLFAAGYWLVCLGALGQRVPWRQALWAYFYGGLGKYVPGKAMVIVVRLSVLTAHGVRQVATMLTIFMETLTMMAVGGAVAAGSLILLNLDWRFSLLAAGLLLSMLLPTSPPLLRYLLKRFQPGVAQETLEQWSSRLNIGLMFYGWLILGFAWLAFGLSLGCVLQGLPSTQVAGVGQVQFWLSVYGACALAVVLGFVSLVPGGAGVREVILSMVLAPVVGPTAALCCAVWLRVVWLITELVMVGVCYFLRLPAQVQLAKSP; translated from the coding sequence ATGAAGCAGTCAAGGAATGTGACGAAGTTGTTGGCCCACGCCTGTGTGTGGTTGGTTGTCGTCTGGGGGGTCGTGCGTTCGGTTCAGAATTCAACCAATCAATTGCAAGCACAACAGGTCGAGTTGGACGAGCGGGCCGACCGGTTGGAGCAGGAGGCAACAGAGCTTGAAGCGTCAGCGGCGGCCGGCACCGAGGCTGAATCAAGCAGCGCCGCCAGCCAACAGGCAACGCTTTTGCGGCATCAGGCGGCGAAAGTCCGCACTGAAGCACGTGATTTTTGGAAGGCCGATTGGCGATATTTGGCGCTGTCCGGGTTGGCCTACGCAGTTGGAATGCTGTTTGCCGCTGGTTACTGGTTGGTATGTCTGGGAGCCCTGGGGCAGCGCGTACCTTGGCGCCAGGCATTGTGGGCTTACTTCTATGGTGGCCTTGGCAAGTATGTTCCCGGCAAAGCCATGGTGATTGTGGTAAGACTGTCAGTGCTGACCGCGCATGGTGTGCGACAGGTGGCTACGATGCTCACCATTTTCATGGAGACGTTAACCATGATGGCCGTGGGTGGCGCGGTCGCGGCTGGTAGTCTTATTCTATTGAACCTTGACTGGCGGTTCTCCCTATTAGCGGCTGGGCTATTGCTGTCGATGTTGCTCCCGACCTCTCCGCCACTGTTGCGTTATTTGTTAAAACGCTTTCAACCTGGAGTAGCCCAAGAGACGCTGGAGCAGTGGTCCAGTCGGCTGAACATTGGACTGATGTTTTACGGTTGGCTGATTCTCGGTTTCGCCTGGTTAGCGTTTGGATTAAGCTTAGGTTGCGTATTGCAAGGTTTGCCGAGTACCCAAGTAGCCGGCGTAGGGCAGGTGCAGTTTTGGTTGAGCGTCTACGGAGCCTGCGCGCTGGCCGTCGTGCTGGGATTTGTGTCGTTGGTACCAGGTGGAGCCGGTGTGCGCGAGGTGATATTGTCGATGGTTTTGGCCCCAGTCGTCGGACCAACTGCCGCCCTGTGCTGTGCGGTTTGGCTACGCGTCGTGTGGTTGATTACCGAACTGGTGATGGTTGGTGTTTGCTATTTTTTACGTCTACCCGCTCAAGTTCAACTTGCTAAGTCGCCATGA
- a CDS encoding glycosyltransferase family 2 protein, whose protein sequence is MSISIVVPVYNEQDSLVELHRQIAETADDAKLDFELLLIDDGSTDQSWHTIHSLSQRHANVRGVRLRRNFGKAAALAAGFDRARGSVVISMDADLQDDPREIPRLLVELDRGFDVVSGWKEIRNDPWHKVWPSRVFNWLINRLTNVYLHDHNCGLKAYRREVLSEVHLYGEMHRFVPVLAAARGFRVTEISVQHRPRQHGHSKYGWERFIKGFLDLMTVHFLTGYGNRPQHLLGSFGLISFGLGNVGLLILSVWWAVSRLATDATVLHLHQRASFYFCILAVLLGIQLVSMGFLAELITAMLRPDRAPYSVANDTDQSDQASNGRLVKSTLKPRE, encoded by the coding sequence ATGAGCATATCCATTGTCGTGCCGGTCTATAACGAACAAGATAGCTTGGTCGAACTGCACCGACAAATTGCTGAGACTGCGGACGATGCCAAGCTGGACTTCGAGCTGCTGCTGATCGACGATGGTTCCACCGATCAATCGTGGCATACAATCCACAGCCTAAGCCAACGGCATGCTAATGTGCGCGGTGTTCGCTTGCGGCGAAACTTTGGCAAGGCAGCGGCCCTGGCGGCTGGTTTTGATCGAGCCCGTGGGTCGGTAGTCATTTCGATGGATGCCGACTTGCAGGATGATCCACGTGAGATCCCGCGACTGTTAGTCGAGCTTGATAGGGGGTTTGATGTTGTTTCCGGTTGGAAGGAGATTCGAAATGATCCCTGGCACAAGGTTTGGCCTAGTCGAGTCTTCAACTGGCTAATCAACCGCCTGACAAACGTCTATCTGCACGACCACAATTGTGGATTGAAGGCCTATCGCCGCGAGGTGCTCAGCGAAGTCCACTTGTACGGTGAAATGCATCGCTTCGTTCCGGTATTGGCAGCTGCGCGCGGATTTCGCGTTACGGAGATTTCCGTTCAACATCGACCTCGACAACACGGGCATTCCAAATACGGTTGGGAGCGATTCATCAAAGGTTTTCTAGACCTAATGACGGTTCACTTTCTGACGGGCTACGGCAATCGCCCTCAGCACCTGTTGGGATCGTTTGGCTTGATCAGCTTTGGCCTCGGGAATGTAGGGCTGTTGATCTTGTCGGTATGGTGGGCCGTCAGTCGATTGGCGACAGATGCGACGGTCCTTCACCTGCACCAGCGGGCCAGTTTTTATTTTTGCATCTTAGCAGTACTGCTGGGAATTCAGTTGGTTAGCATGGGATTCCTGGCCGAGTTGATTACCGCTATGCTCCGCCCCGATCGGGCACCCTACAGCGTGGCCAATGATACCGACCAGTCCGATCAGGCTTCGAACGGACGGTTGGTCAAGTCGACCTTGAAACCGAGGGAATAG